Part of the Henckelia pumila isolate YLH828 chromosome 2, ASM3356847v2, whole genome shotgun sequence genome is shown below.
ATCTTTCTATGAGTCGTTCTTTCTAGACATAGATTTTTCTTTTTTCAGCTCTTTCATATGATTTGGAAAATGCTCATCCCATCGAAGGTACACTTTTGTTCGTGGATTGCGGTGCAAGGCAAACTTTCTACCTGTGGGACATTGCAAAAGCTGTGGCCTACGTGCTCTCTTTGCCTTAGTTGGTGTGTGCTATGTCGGCAAGAGGTGGAGACCCATGACCATATCGTTATTCATTGTTCTTTCACAAGATGTCTGGTATAGAGCTTTGAAAGAGCTGGGCTTGGTTTGGGTCGCTCCGAGGTCAACGAAGGACCTATTTGTGGCTGATCTAGGGCGAGACCTTGGTACTAGGGGGATAATTTTTTGGATGGTGGTGGTTCACCGTATTTGCTGGTCTGTTTGATCGGAGAGGAATCGAAGGATTTTTGATGATGTAGAGGATTCTGGTGAAGAGTGTTGGGAAAAAATTACGATTCGGGCATCCACTTGGACCAGGAAGCAAAAGGAGTTTTCTCCGCTTTTGGTTTCAGATTTAGTCAGAGACTGGAGCTCATATATTGTTAATATGTTTAGGACTGACAACTTATCCGTTTTTTTGTAACTAAttgatattttatatataatataatcttgtttcctaaaataaaaataaaaatggttCTTAATTTATTGATACCATTTTGTGAATTGTGATTTCCAGTACATTGATGGTGTCATAGTTTACTAAAAATCCTGCTTAACAATAAAACGTGGAAATAGGGTTTTAGCTGCCTCAGATGTTTTGAACATTGTTAACATGGGAGCAAAACCTTAAGGCCATTGGATTATTGCATAATTACTTCAAGTGATTGCTGAAGTATCCAATGATTAGGAAAGTTGATTTTTGTTGTAATTTGAACCTGGAGGTTAAAGATAGGGGCATTCATCATTCATTTGGATGAATAAATTTTATCTGAATGGTTGACAGGTTCTCAAAGCAAAGTTTGTGAAGAAAGTAGCTTGTTTGAACTTTTGACACAGGAATAACAGTAAATAATGTTATGCCTAAATTCCTAACTTACCTTCAGTTGCTGAGAAGTATGAGGTCTAAGATTCTTTTTCCCCCAATAAGTTTTTTTCATCCTTTCTGCCTCTCTCCTTCAACTTTTTTGGTACACCTGTTTCTGTTTTGAAATGACAGCAGGATAATTTTATAAGAAAAATCAGAATGGCATGATAAATCAGAGAATCAACTTGTAACCTAGTAGCTTAATATATGAACTTTCGACAACCAAATATGAGCAAATACGAGCAAATACCTAAACAAACGTAGAGATAGGGATGTTCATTGAAAGCAAGAGCTTATATTTAAATCCATAACTTAATTGTGGTTTCATATAGTTGATACAGTTTATTTTTTCATGAGCTGAGTAATCACGATCTACATCTCATCTTTCCAACTTAGATTATCGAATCGATAAGATTTTTCTAGATCTGCATCTAATTGGTCCACACAATCAATTCCAAATAAAATTGCTTTCTCTTTGCCAATAGGGTTCCTCTGACTAATGGTGGTTATCTAGTCATTGAACAAACGGAGGCTTTAGTCTCCATTGATGTGAATGGGGGTCATTGCATGCTTGGTCAAGGAACGTCACAAGAGAAAGCTATTCTTGAGGTCAACCTTGCTGCTGCCAAACAAGTACTCTCATCCAACTTCGTACCCTATTTTATGTTTTTCCTATTTCATGGCTTGTGTTGCTCCTAAAATATGTGGATTATGCTCACGGCATGGGTCATAAAGCTCTGACGTATTAAATATGGTATCTTTTGTCAATGATCCATCTTTGTAAACCACAGATATTGAGTGACCTGTCTGTAATTCAAGTTTGTCGATACTGTTAGGAATTTCCCTGTTCTTAATCTTTCCTTGTTATTTTAGCACTGAACCTTACATCTAAGTGTTAGCTCAAACTAAGTGCATCAACATTTTATCAGAAAGTGGATGATGACTAATTAAATTGTGAAATTGAAGTGGTATTTGGATGGTGTTTCTATCATTTTCAACTCAAAAGTTTGAAACTAGGTTTTGAAAGATTCTATTGAAGATGAATTTACGGAGAATTTTCGAAGTTAATGtaattttgttatttgtttGGGAGgtgtatatttatttgaaactaTGTAGTGATAAAATGGTACAATTGATTGTGAAAATGAATAAAAGTTGAGGAAATTGACTGCCGAACTTATGAGTGGAGAAAATTCTACTTTAGAGCCCAAAAGTATTCAGTCTAAGGCAATGTGTGGTAATGCTAACATCATAACTAATTTCCAATTACCGTCGAAGTGACAGACTTAGAAGAATGGGACCAAATGCATGAGATAATCATGATCTGAAAAAGAATTAGATTGTTATAAATTTAGCAAAAATCGCCCTTGCTTAGGAAAATGCAGAACGAGAATCCCGACATTACAAAGAAGGGATTGGTAATATTCTAATAATTTCCTCAGGATGTCATTAATCAATGACAAATACCACGATACTAAACTCAGAATGCTGAAGCAATGTTGTCAGTTTCGcatgaaaaatcaatttaatgTTTATATATCAACCTTATTAAACGTCACCAAGATTTTAAATGAATTTGGACATCATTTCTCCAAATGATTGTTCAGTTGAAGGCCAAAAGACCTAGATCTGAGTAAGTTAATTTCATTTTCTAATACTCAAGATTGGCCAGTAATgtgtaaaaactcaaaatttattaaatactaTTCTAGTAAAAACACGTCTCTAATGCATATATACGTTGGTTAACCTAAATCATGCAATATACTCGCAAGTCCCAACAAATCAAATAATCCAAAGTGATTAAATAAAAAACTAGACTTAGGGTCACTGACAATAAATAATTAGGCCTTGATTGATGAATTATAAAATGAATCAAGGCCATAACTTATTTTTTAGTCTTCGACTTGAGTCAAGTTGATGACTTGGACTCTTGTTTCTTAACTTGGCCCAGGTTTTCTAGGTTCCCGAACTGTTGAATTAGCGCATTAAGAGCCTAATTAAATATCTTGGACTCTAATCGTGTAATTGAACCTCTACAAACAATTAATGGATCCCACATGGGCTTTGTAGCTTCTTAAACTTAGCCCAAAATTCCATATTTGAATATAATGGCCATTAGTTTCCAGACAGTCAATTTCCAAATGATCTGCATTAAATGTTCTGCCATTTGCAAATATTTCTGACTCAATGACCCATATAAGTTCACAGAATAACATGCATCTTGATGCGCTGTAAAACGAAACTTGAATAACTTTCCATGGCCCTGTTTTGTAAGAATAATCTTGATAAGGTTAGGAATAGTAACTTCACCAATATACTTGTGAGTTCTGTTATTACAACTTCATGTCACTCTCACTGGGGTAGAACACATAAATTTCTAAACAAAACCAAGGGATTTGCATCTTAAATAATGAACTCAATGAGGGTACGTTGCAAGAAACTTATATTTTACCAACTGTTTTTTGTGAATGTATGATAGTGAAGATGAAAGTTTGGCAAAAAGCTCCTATGCAACtgctcatttatttattttatcagaTCGAACATACTTACACCATTGATGCGCTCCATTAGACGCTCATGTTTTACtactttcttgttcttgtataTGATGCTATATCTCAAACTTCCGAATGTTaatgttatttttgtttaatcTAACTGCACGGTCGGAGTTCCTTTTAATGTTGTTTTCACAGCAATAGTCGTCTATAAGAACTATATTTTGCATGATTTTCGACATTAAGTTGTGTGTGCTTTATGATTGCAGATTGCTAGAGAATTAAGGTTGAGAGACATTGGTGGAATAATTGTGGTAGATTTCATTGATATGATGGATGATTGTAAGTATACACATTCCCCAGTGTCCTGGTTCATGCAACATATGATGCATCTTTTGGAATCTTTTAGCCATGTCGAGATACTGTAGgagaataaaatttatatttaatttagcaTTTGTGTTAGTTATCTACTggagaaaaaatattttctctgATTAGATAAACCCGACGAGATATTTTTGCGTAATTTTCCCATGTTGATTACATTCTGATGATTAGTCTCTTGTCAAGCACAAGAACATATTCAAAAACTCAATTATTCATTCCTTTTTCCCATTCCCATTCCCATTCCCATTCCCATTCCCAGATATTCGTTTTCTAAGATATTCTTCTCttccaattatttttttatatatgcaAGTCCTTTCCACATGACTTGAAATTTAAACTGGCATTTTTTGAAATGGGGCTCTAGGAAATATTTGTGAGTGCAAATGGAAATAATTTGTAATCACTCTAGATGGAATCTCAGATGTAAATTCGAAAAGGAAAGTTTACATTTGCATTTATCCATTTTCGTTCTTACATAATATTTATTCTGCAGCGAATAAGCGACTCATTTATGAAGAAGTTAAGAAGGCTGTTGAGAGGGACCGATCAACTGTGAAAGTGTCTGAATTATCTAGGCATGGACTTATGGAAATTACCCGAAAACGTGTATGATTTGTTAATCAATGGTTTTCCTTCTGATATATTTCTttcatgatttttatgaaaacgTGATTGAAGAGTTACCTTTCTGCTAGTAACATTTGGGTACAGACAAGAGAATGAATGAATTGAATTTTGATATTTATTAGAGTATCATTGTTCTTGCTTTTGTAGTGAATTCTAAATATAAGTGTtacttttctttcttttggGGTAAAACAACCCGAACATACCCAACCACATACATTATGAAAGTACCTTACCATGTGCCATGTACGAAACTAAAATTACAGATCAGATGGGGACTTTGCGTAACCCTTCTACTGGTGTTGTTTTGTTCTTTGTTTTTCTAATCTCAACCACTAAAGTAAGCTAAACCTCCTCATAAAAGACAATTTCGGATAGTAAATGAAAACTGGTCATGCACATGTTTTCACTACTTTTCATCAACACTAGATTGAGCCCCACGAACTGTTCTTTTGTTGTTACATCTGTACTGTATGGGAATATCCTGTAGGTCTGATCTGTAAtttttatggaaactttggTCATCTCTCTTTGCCTGTGGAGGTTAGGCTTGGTCCCACACTTATTATTTGGTTTGTGTTAACATTCAGATTTTATTAAACCAAATCACTTGGTGGGCATCTAATTAAAGAAAAAACTCTTGTTATGAGATGCAGAACCTTGGATTTCAGAATCTCCGACTGCAAAGTGAAACATTAGATGCTATCAACTTATAATTATACTCAACAGGTACGACCAAGCGTGACATTTATGATCAGTGAACCATGCTCCTGCTGCCATGCGACTGGGAGAGTGGAAGCTTTGGAAACTTCATTTTCCAAAATTGAACATGAaatctgcctgctcctggtgaGTAACTaactaattttcattgaaagtTTGGTTATTAAAATGATGTTTCTGAGATTTCTGGAAAATTAGTCTATATTTCGGGAATCACTTTTTCCATGCCCTTTGAGCTCTGTGTAGGACTTTATTTTTTCCCTCTCGTGCATGCTTTATAGTTCCCATGTTCCTCTAATTATAGTCCTTTTTTTACAGTGGCGTGTGTTACCCGGTTTAACCAGGCCGGTTATCCATTTGGTTACTCAGTTATCCGTTTTTGGCATGTTTAGTCTATAATCTTAttatctttctttatttttataaacCTTTATTAGTCTtctaatgctttatgttttcctTTGATCAGTCTATCATGGACCAAAAAGCTGACCCTGAAAACGCCAAATCTTGGCCGCGATTCATCTTAAGGGTTGATCGACATATGTGTAACTACTTGACATCGGGAAAGAGGACGAGACTTGCAGTTTTGAGTAGTTCTTTAAAAGTTTGGATCCTCCTAAAGGTATTGAAATTAGTTTCAGACTTGTTTCACTGCTTCATTTTTGTGTTTAAAATGTTGTGCTCAGTTCAGTATTCTGCTTACTAGTAAATCAAAATTGCATGCTTCTTGTTATTTCTCAAACATTTTTTAGTAGGGTAGGATACTATATCGTATGTTTTCAAGCGTAATTCATTTACTCAGTAGAAGTCGTAATCGAGTTAAAAACATATTTAGCCAGGAGTGAGTTAATTTAGAAATtgcattttatataatttatagaATCCATCTGATGACGTCTCTAAAGATCTGAATGACGATAAAATGATCAATAGGGATTCCCATTTCCTTGTTTCCTTATCTTGATGGTATCTTTTTTATTTCCCGATAAAAGATATTTTTCTGCAATGAGAAATAATTAGCATGGATCAGATGGTGCATCCCTTTTCGGATGCCACTTTTAAAAAGTTGTAATATATCATGCTCTGAAACTATCTCAAAGAAATGCTGAATGACACCCGGTGTGATGATTCGTTTCAAATGCGGATCAATTTTTGCTTTCTGCTTTGAGTAATTTAATTGTTACGCGAATTTGTTTATCAGGTTGCTAGGGGTCTCACCCGAGGGGCGTTCGAGCTAAAACATTTGACAGATCACTTTGTACCCAAGAACCAACACCAAGCTGCTATCTCTGTGCTGCGGCCAACTGAGGCAGTAACTTATTCCTCCACCAAGAAAGTAACTCTCTTACCCATCAAGTGGAAAACAGGTGGAAAATGATTAATTGGTGATTGATCATGCAATGTTGGCCTGCTGCATATTGTAGGTTCCCATCTTAAaaagatatttatttttttcttacgAGTATATAGTTATCCTTGTTTGCCGGTGTGCCGTGGTTACGTTTCTATCTGTCTATTCATTAACAGAGAAATTCATACTTCAGATAAATTACACCTACAAAGTTGTCCTATTTCACAGCCTCTTGAAAGCTTCGGTTATTACACGGGTATCCTTAAACCTTCGGTAATTCTCGCAAGGACGACTCTGATTTTAGTTAACATTAAGTTTTCACCTTCTTGTAGTGTTTGTTTTTACACGTGTGAAGCGATGAAACGTAAAATGATGGCATTTTAAGGGTATTCCTGAACACAGTGGGAAACGAAAAATCAGACCAAAAAATATAGATTGAACTAATAAAGGAAGAACGAGAACAGGTCCTCGAGATCATTCCTACAAACTACATATGTTGTATCAATTACTATTGGTCATTTTCACCAAGCATACACCTATCAAACTTGAAGTTCTAGTTACAGTGACAAAAGCTGAAAATTACCAAAAGCTTTCTCACCAGAGCTGGTGTTTGCTTCTACAATTGGAATTGGCTAGTGATAGTTGCTTCACAACTTCTCTCATACATGGTCTCCGGCTTATCTCCCTTTCAGTACATCTCAGGCCTAATAAAAGCATGAGCTTCATTTGCTGCTGCATATTTGAATCCAAGAATTCATCCAACAGGTCTAAATCCACAATCTTCTCTATATCTTCTGTTGTGTTCCCCGTGGATCGTACCCACTCCACAATATCCATTTCCCCACCAAACGACGGATCTAAAACCTTCTTTCTGGTTATCAATTCCAACAAAACAACCCCGTAAGCATATACATCAGACTCCTTGCTACTTTTGGTGGAGAACGCAAtttctgaaaagaaaaaaaaaaggaaatacaTCAAATCTTAGAGTCGTGGTTGATGGTTCTCATGGATACGTATATAGCTTATCAGTTACTGAAAGTGAAATACAAACCACATCACTGGACGCCACACAAAGTATTCGTCTCACAAATCGCGTGAATTAATTCAGGTGCCTGTTATCTAGTGTGGAAGTGTGCAGGCTCGTGGTTTGATGTGTGATGGATACTGTAGCAAATAAAGTAATAGAATGAGaaagaataaataaacttaaCCTGGAGCCATATAGCCAGTGGTTCCCTGGATCACGCCCGATGTAGTTGAAGCAACAGACCGATCCAAGAGCTTGGCAATGCCAAAATCTGAGATATGTGGCTCCATATCTGCATCCAGTAAAATGTTCATTGGTTTGATATCTCGGTGGATGATGGCAGGATCGCAGTCGAAATGGAGATACGATAGTCCATGGGCTGTGCCAAGGGCTATCTTGTATCGAATGCTCCACTCCAGCGGCGGCGGAGGACTTGTTTCATGCAAAACATCGTGAAGACTTCCATTTTTCATGTAACTATACAAGATTAAACCATAGTCCTGTCTCAACCAAAAATCTTCGAGTCTAACAAGATTACGATGCCTGACCTTCCCGACTGTCTCTATTTCTCTGACAATGCTTGTGTTTTTtcccctaaatcccaaaaatCCAAGCTTCTTCACAGCATATGCTTTATCCTGACCCAGTGCCACCTTGTATACTGTTCCATGTGCTCCCCTCCCGATAATATAAGTATCCTTGAGGTTCTCGGTGGCTTCCATGATTTGGTTCAACAGTGAGGAAGCACCTTCTTTTGCAGAGACTGGCAAATTCTGTTCCTTAGCTTTGTGCTGCAAACACACGTAAGAAATTCCAGAAACCAGAATCACTGCCAAGAGGAATGATACTGAAACTATCATAGCAATATCAACTTTCCTGAGGCCACCTCGTCTACTCGATTGCAGCTCACAAGATTTGATGGGAATGGGGATGTTTCCAACGCAATTGAAGCCACGTTCAGGGTGACAACTGAAACAGAGGTTCGGGTTGCCAGCAAAAGACGATGGAGTTGCGATAATAAATTTCAACATCGTAGGTGGCACGGGACCGGTGAAAAAATTGTGGGAAATATTGACCTCAAGCAAAGAATGGAGTTCACCAAGGGCGTCCAGGCTACCAGACAGATTATTACAACATAAATCTAATTGCTCCAGTAGAGTTAACTTTCCCAGTTCCACAGGAACATGACCTGTCATTCCATTATAGCTCAAATTCAAATATCTAAGGCTTCGAGCATCATCTTCCAAACCAATGTTAGGGCTAATGGTCCCACCTAATAAATTTGCGCCAAGATGCAAATATGAAAGCCTTTTGAGTTGAAACAAAAAATTTGGAATTCCCCCAGTGAATCGGTTCTCACTAAGATCCAAGTTGGATAGTTCTGTAAGGTTTCTTAAGCTGAGGGGAATCATGCCATTTACCCGATTGTGCCTGACATCAAGGCTTGACAATTTATAACAACCCGATAAAGACGATGGAAGCAAACCTTCAAAAGCATTGTAAGACAGATTTAAGGCCTCTAGATGCACAAGGCTTCCTAGCTGAGAGGGCATATGACCTGTGAATTTATTGAGGGATAAATCTATAGAGGTAATGTTTTTTAGGTTACCTAAGCTTGAGGGTATTGATCCACTTAAACTGTTGTTGCTAAGATCCATGAAGAGAAGGTTTGGATTCTCGACGAACTCGGGGAGCTTACCTGTAAGCTTATTCTGTTTGAGAATTAATCTAGCCAAAGTAATGCAACTTCCTATATCAGAAGGGATACTTCCTTGAAAATGATTCTGACCCAGTAAAAGCTTCCGCAGATGCTTATGGATGCAAAGGTTTGGAGGAATAGGGCCGTTGAAGTTGTTTCTGGTGAAATCCAAGAGAGTTAAGTTACTATTAATTCCAAGTCCTTGAGGTAAAGCTCCAGTAAACTGATTGTCAAACAAGGAAACGTTTCTCAACTGCTTCAACTCGGCCATTTCTTGTGGTATCTCACCGGTAAGATTGTTCTGATACACAATAAGATTCTGGAGACTTTGAATCTTCCACACACTGATGGGGATTTGTCCACTCAAATGATTGGTAAAAAGCATGAGTGTGTGAAGCTCTTTTAACATTCCTAATTCACTTGGAATCATAGCCTCGAGACGGTTTCCATACAACTGCAAATCATTCAAGGCCTTGCATTTACTTAATTCTGGTGGTATTGGTCCAGATAACTGGTTAGCAGACAAATAAAGCAGTGTCAGTTCAGTGAGTTGGCCCAGAGAAGAAGGGACAGGTCCGGTTAGGCCACAATTAACAGCAGCAAGACTTGTCAAACTGCTGCAATTGCCCAAGACTGGTGGAACACCTCCACTGAATGGATTGTATGATAAGACCAGAACCTGCAATTCTTTGCAACTACCCATACCCAGTGGAATCCCATCCTTCAAATTGTTATGGCTCACATCAAAGTACTCAAGAACCTCTAGAAAGTTCAAACTATATGGCAGTGAACCTTCTAGCGAGTTATCATTTAGGTAGAGTTGTTTCAAGGAGCTGCAGTTCCCTATGGATGAAGGGATACTTCCAGATAATTGATTCGTTCCCAGATACAGAATTTCAAGCTTACTCATGTTCCCGACATTGTCCGGGATCGAACCACTCAGCAAGTTGTTACTGAGATAAACTATATTCAAGAATGGACTTCGAAACAAAGCTTTAGAAATTGGGCCGGTGAGAGAATTGAAAAACAAGCTTAAATAATTCAATCTTGGCAAATCTCCCACGGCTTCTGGGATTTCACCAGAGAAGCTGTTGCCAGATAGATCCAAATATTCAAGAAAACTACAGTTGCCTATCTCCCGAGGAATTGAACCCGAGAAATCATTGTTACTTGCATCAAATGATCTCAAGCTGTGTAAATGCGCCACTTCTGGCCCCAGTTGTCCTGAAATCCCCAAGCTAGACAGGTTCAATCCAACAACAGAGCTGCGCCCATTACAATGCACTCCAACCCATGAGCAAGGAGTGGAATCAGAAGAATTCCAGGTGAGTTTGATGGATGGAGGCACCGATTTCCAGTGCTTTGCCAATGACAACAAGGCTGTAGAATCCAAACTCATAGCACAAGTAAACAGCATCAAAAGCATACAAAAACAGAGGACCCATTTCATGTCTCGACTCTTGAGGTGAAAACACAAAAATTCGGAACTGAAAACTCACAAGAAAATAGACAAAAAAGGAGAATGAAAAGTAATAAGAAGACAAAATGTTGAAACTTGGTTGACGCTTTTCCGGGTTTCAGCGTGTGAACGCTGACATTATCGTTGAAACTTTTgaggcttttttttttttttttgaaataagttGGTTTTGAGTGCTGTCGCATGAGGATTCCATTTCAggattctttttttatttttttttggtttaattttattttgtcgGTGCTGAACTGCTGATAAgcattaattatatttattatttttaaaataaatttatgcagttatttgttattattttttcccTATTATCAAGTTTAATAGGAGATATTTTGTTGCTTCAATcggtatttaaaaaaaaaaaaaaaacgattcTCTACATTATATTGAATATAGACTATACACagttatttttcaaattaaaaagtTGATCGAAATTAGATAATTAAATACCAAATTTAATGGAAGCTTTGAATATGCTAGGATCATCGTTGAATGTTGCATGACTATATGATCGTTATAATTCTCAAGGCTTTTTTAAGTTTCATCTACATTTATAATTAGTTCACAGAATATTAATTGTTTTATGATTTGTTGTAGAACACGATAGTACCAAATTCGAAAACTCAGATCCTTACTTCGGACGTTACGATCTCCACGTGTCTGTACACTCTTGTCACCTCAATTTTGCATGGCCTAACATCAAACTTacttcggaatgtccgatcccagaccagttcggacgatccgatcgcaCCATATGCTTCCGAACTGCTTAGCATTTGGTTGAGTGCTTCCGAACCCACTTCAGATGGTCTGAACTCTTCGAATGATCCaatgctatttttttttttatttctgatCCTATTAAACTTTTGGTTATTCAAATTGATGAccccttaattatgtttaatattttaatgaCTTAAAATGGGCTACATGTTACTACAATAATAACTAGTAATTTTTGGTTATTTGATTCAACTGT
Proteins encoded:
- the LOC140881165 gene encoding uncharacterized protein is translated as MKWVLCFCMLLMLFTCAMSLDSTALLSLAKHWKSVPPSIKLTWNSSDSTPCSWVGVHCNGRSSVVGLNLSSLGISGQLGPEVAHLHSLRSFDASNNDFSGSIPREIGNCSFLEYLDLSGNSFSGEIPEAVGDLPRLNYLSLFFNSLTGPISKALFRSPFLNIVYLSNNLLSGSIPDNVGNMSKLEILYLGTNQLSGSIPSSIGNCSSLKQLYLNDNSLEGSLPYSLNFLEVLEYFDVSHNNLKDGIPLGMGSCKELQVLVLSYNPFSGGVPPVLGNCSSLTSLAAVNCGLTGPVPSSLGQLTELTLLYLSANQLSGPIPPELSKCKALNDLQLYGNRLEAMIPSELGMLKELHTLMLFTNHLSGQIPISVWKIQSLQNLIVYQNNLTGEIPQEMAELKQLRNVSLFDNQFTGALPQGLGINSNLTLLDFTRNNFNGPIPPNLCIHKHLRKLLLGQNHFQGSIPSDIGSCITLARLILKQNKLTGKLPEFVENPNLLFMDLSNNSLSGSIPSSLGNLKNITSIDLSLNKFTGHMPSQLGSLVHLEALNLSYNAFEGLLPSSLSGCYKLSSLDVRHNRVNGMIPLSLRNLTELSNLDLSENRFTGGIPNFLFQLKRLSYLHLGANLLGGTISPNIGLEDDARSLRYLNLSYNGMTGHVPVELGKLTLLEQLDLCCNNLSGSLDALGELHSLLEVNISHNFFTGPVPPTMLKFIIATPSSFAGNPNLCFSCHPERGFNCVGNIPIPIKSCELQSSRRGGLRKVDIAMIVSVSFLLAVILVSGISYVCLQHKAKEQNLPVSAKEGASSLLNQIMEATENLKDTYIIGRGAHGTVYKVALGQDKAYAVKKLGFLGFRGKNTSIVREIETVGKVRHRNLVRLEDFWLRQDYGLILYSYMKNGSLHDVLHETSPPPPLEWSIRYKIALGTAHGLSYLHFDCDPAIIHRDIKPMNILLDADMEPHISDFGIAKLLDRSVASTTSGVIQGTTGYMAPEIAFSTKSSKESDVYAYGVVLLELITRKKVLDPSFGGEMDIVEWVRSTGNTTEDIEKIVDLDLLDEFLDSNMQQQMKLMLLLGLRCTEREISRRPCMREVVKQLSLANSNCRSKHQLW